In Zingiber officinale cultivar Zhangliang chromosome 6A, Zo_v1.1, whole genome shotgun sequence, a single genomic region encodes these proteins:
- the LOC121995150 gene encoding uncharacterized protein LOC121995150: MAGSNLSPFGLKLFHKVERDFYGRLVQQLRQDRERMKLVMALWLWFESIGHHDFISRVSSVHDANVVLGFVAEAEACLGRLLVGDGGRGGDGDDGIPLTASLMAPEEMGLRFFDYHRQHAVKGIHHFFHNVCQVILDDVGGGGGGASAVQGAPSSPAPPLNPMAKPWSPDQANQTAEDQRSMFITFSRGHPISREDIVEFFSANYGPCLETVMIEKAQAGQLPMYGRLVFRSASMIAMVLNGQQTAKLLIKGKHLWARMYIPRHPVP, encoded by the exons ATGGCCGGATCAAATCTGTCCCCCTTCGGCCTCAAGCTCTTCCACAAGGTAGAGAGGGACTTCTACGGCCGTCTGGTGCAGCAACTCCGGCAGGACAGGGAGCGAATGAAGCTGGTCATGGCGCTGTGGCTCTGGTTCGAGTCGATCGGGCACCACGACTTCATCAGCCGGGTCTCCTCCGTGCACGACGCCAACGTCGTGCTCGGCTTCGTCGCGGAGGCCGAGGCCTGCCTCGGCCGCCTCCTCGTCGGCGACGGAGGGAGGGGTGGGGATGGCGACGATGGGATCCCGCTCACGGCCTCGCTCATGGCCCCCGAGGAGATGGGCCTGCGATTCTTCGACTACCACCGCCAGCACGCCGTGAAGGGCATCCATCATTTCTTCCACAACGTCTGTCAGGTCATACTCGACGacgtcggcggcggcggcggcggcgcgaGCGCGGTGCAAGGTGCGCCGTCGTCCCCGGCGCCGCCGCTGAACCCGATGGCCAAGCCTTGGTCGCCGGATCAGGCCAACCAAACAGCAGAGGACCAGAGGTCCATGTTCATCACGTTCTCGAGGGGGCACCCGATCTCCAGAGAGGACATTGTCGAATTCTTCAGCGC GAACTACGGGCCGTGCCTGGAGACGGTGATGATCGAAAAAGCGCAGGCAGGGCAGCTGCCGATGTACGGGCGGTTGGTGTTCCGGAGCGCTTCGATGATCGCGATGGTTTTGAACGGGCAACAGACGGCCAAGTTGTTGATCAAAGGCAAGCATCTATGGGCCAGAATGTACATCCCTCGCCATCCGGTTccatga